In a genomic window of Paramecium tetraurelia macronuclear, complete genome:
- a CDS encoding Proteasome subunit: MIFNSEISGEQQHTTSPVVTGGSVIALVYNGGVIVGTDTLCSYGSMAAFKNVKKIAQISKNTIYASSGEFSDFQQVVKELAKIDRSALQYDDGVHPSPKDYGNFLARLSYKKRCKINPLYLQNVIAGFHNGERYLSLVDIYGTYLESNFITTGFASYFCKAIISNYWNENCTLDQAKQVIRECFKVLFCRDCRAHDVIQLAYVDAQGAHIEEPERVETKWDFNGFKSRANEKLHTQ; encoded by the exons CAACATACAACATCCCCTGTTGTAACAGGAGGTAGTGTTATTGCATTGGTTTACAATGGAGGAGTAATTGTTGGGACAGATACTCTTTGTAGTTATGGAAGTATGGCTGCATTCAA aaATGTAAAAAAGATTGCATAAATATCCAAAAACACAATTTATGCATCCAGTGGTGAATTTTCTGATTTCTAACAAGTGGTGAAGGAATTAGCAAAAATTGATAGATCAGCCTTATAATACGATGATGGTGTTCATCCTTCACCTAAAGATTATGGAAATTTCTTAGCAAGATTGTCCTATAAAAAAAGATGCAAAATTAACCCATTATATTTACAGAATGTCATAGCT GGATTTCATAATGGGGAAAGATACTTATCACTCGTGGATATCTATGGTACATATTTAGAATCAAACTTCATTACAACTGGATTCGCAAGCTACTTCTGTAAAGCCATCATTAGTAATTATTGGAATGAAAATTGTACTCTTGATTAGGCCAAATAAGTAATTAGAGAATGCTTTAAA GTCTTATTCTGCAGGGATTGCAGAGCTCATGATGTAATTCAATTGGCATATGTTGATGCATAAGGTGCTCACATTGAGGAGCCTGAAAGAGTGGAAACCAAATGGGACTTTAATGGATTCAAATCAAGGGCTAATGAGAAATTACACACATAAtga
- a CDS encoding Protein kinase, with amino-acid sequence MSNQQSGNEKSKSKSQKLQTMELHGKNYILLDKYFYNPDDVIGEGAFGKVYRGFNFQVQNKENDKECAIKKMELPENMALMSDREKMTLDAVRKEICALKLLKHPNIVKLYDVKKLQNVIYMVMELCNEKSLSEFIKENKEITEPEIRYKFGEILNGFKYLRSKQIIHRDVKPENILIRKGVLKIADFGFAKQHNSKTQLHSYLGTRATIAPQVILGDYTDKCDIWSLGATLYFMCFKKYPYKEFYASEIKLMELMKRDFIEFPKNGMQVSQPLQQIIVQMMRYKEEDRIDWNDLFACPLFQNKLLKEMGLNIFEYHEPQDDSVDINEAKIDDFDFEMNDHSEQEIERIHENANVVIDQAEKQRKNEEIFSKLISRLTFEKGKCMFLRLLSQRVKEYELALANKLIFEKSKVDISDHLKSLRFGLNKFELIISRGLVEWMEVNKNFKYYCCWDINNPIGVNETDWENFLTEGLDREKIKKVLEKELNITQQYVYSASQDQLQQFQQMNEKAFQKLNVNKEFMSSNFECNKNFFKVLYDLSLGLARLLFPEIVKIRNNLDSLHKVLPTLVLVDDLFILLTLDSVFSHTDSTLVNYTAFFELRKKNYSEDQVMYKTMYQRVMRAYEVFFE; translated from the exons atgtcGAATTAATAATCAGGTAATGAGAAATCCAAAAGCAAATCCCAAAAACTACAGACCATGGAATTGCATGGAAAAAACTATATATTATTGGataagtatttttataatccaGACGATGTAATTGGGGAGGGCGCATTCGGCAAAGTGTATCGAGGATTCAATTTCTAAGT ACAGAATAAAGAAAACGACAAAGAATGTGCCATTAAGAAAATGGAACTTCCAGAGAATATGGCATTAATGAGTGATAGAGAGAAAATGACTTTGGATGCAGTTAGAAAAGAGATTTGCGCTTTAAAATTGCTTAAACACCCCAATATCGTAAAGCTGTATGATGTtaagaaattacaaaatgttatttatatGGTTATGGAACTCTGCAATGAAAAG TCTCTGTCTGAATTCATTAAGGAAAACAAAGAAATCACTGAGCCAGAGATTAGATACAAGTTTGGAGAAATCCTCAATGGATTTAAATACCTCAGGAGTAAATAAATCATCCATCGAGATGTCAAACCGGAGAACATACTTATTCGAAAAGGAGTCTTAAAAATAGCCGATTTTGGATTTGCAAAATAACACAACTCAAAGACTTAATTGCATTCTTATCTAGGAACCAGAGCTACTATTGCTCCCTAGGTTATTTTAG GCGATTATACAGACAAATGCGACATTTGGAGTCTAGGAGCTACTCTCTATTTTATGTGTTTCAAGAAGTATCCATACAAGGAATTCTATGCGagtgaaattaaattaatggaaCTAATGAAAAGAGACTTTATTGAGTTTCCAAAAAATGGTATGCAAGTTTCATAGcctttataataaattattgtatagATGATGAGATATAAGGAGGAAGACAGAATAGATTGGAACGATTTATTTGCATGTCCTTTGTttcagaataaattattaaaggaaaTGGGATTGAAcatttttgaatatcatGAACCTTAAGATGATTCAGTAGATATCAATGAAGCCAAAATTGATGactttgattttgaaatgaATGATCATtctgaataagaaattgaaagaatcCATGAAAATGCTAATGTTGTTATCGATTAAGctgaaaaataaagaaaaaatgaagaaatctTCTCTAAATTGATTAGTAGACTTACTTTTGAAAAGGGAAAATGTATGTTCTTAAGACTACTATCTTAAAGAGTCAAAGAATATGAATTAGCCTTagctaataaattaatctttgaaAAAAGCAAAGTAGACATTTCAGATCATCTGAAATCACTAAGAtttggattaaataaatttgaactTATTATCAGTAGAGGATTAGTGGAATGGATGGAAGTTAATAaaaactttaaatattattgttgttgggatattaataatccaaTAGGAGTAAATGAAACGGATTGGGAAAATTTCCTAACTGAAGGATTAGATagagaaaaaattaaaaaagtacttgaaaaagaattaaatatcacTTAACAATATGTTTACAGTGCAtcataagattaattatagtaattttaataaatgaatgaaaaagcattttaaaaattgaatgttaataaagaatttatgaGTTCTAATTTCGAGTGcaataagaatttttttaaagttcTCTATGATCTAAGTTTAGGGTTAGCTCGATTGCTCTTCCcagaaattgttaaaattagaaataatctAGATTCACTTCATAAAGTTCTTCCAACGCTAGTTCTTGTTGATGATCTTTTCATCTTATTAACACTTGACTCAGTATTTTCACACACTGATTCTACTTTAGTGAATTACACAgcattttttgaattaaggAAAAAAAACTATTCAGAGGATTAAGTCATGTACAAGACAATGTACTAAAGAGTGATGAGAGCATATGAAGtattttttgaatga
- a CDS encoding Oxysterol binding protein, translated as MLSWFKKKKPETNQPQQEEKDESDFVEDDTQVVTNEDKELEEKGFDPIAQVQEQDKENEGIADPDKLEYVGYHDISGDEILQLVLNLKNFPNDEEIRHVEGYEKGGRICADKKVVSKARSVGKEMVKQIGKKILSGSLNLTKVSFPIRVMIPKTALETAVHGTSIFPLYITKATMTPDFLERFKLVITATLSSFFWTNTFLKPLNPILGETLQASYNDGTQVYCEQIMHHPPVSYFLVYGPNKKYKYYGYYLVEGRAGLNSVTIINKGRRSIEFNDGQKIDFDFPNELYSGTFFGQLRQESINKITFQDKANGLSCIIDIGKVKKKTSDYFQADITCKGQKVSTVYGTYIGFINFDNVRYWDYRYVVPFKIKMDKQPLESDHKNRADLQSLKAGDIPMAQTNKEILENLQRNDRKLREQYEKLKKSKK; from the exons ATGCTTAGTTGGTTCAAAAAAAAGAAGCCTGAGACTAATTAACCATAATAAGAGGAAAAAGATGAGAGTGATTTTGTTgaa gaTGATACTTAAGTTGTTACTAATGAGGATAAAGAGTTGGAAGAAAAGGGATTTGATCCAATAGCATAAGTTTAAGAATAGGACAAGGAAAATGAAGGAATTGCTGATCCTGATAAATTGGAATATGTTGGTTATCATGATATCTCAGGAGAtgaaatactttaattagtGCTCAACTTAAAAAACTTTCCAAATGATGAGGAAATTCGTCATGTTGAAGGATATGAAAAAGGAGGACGAATCTGTGCTGACAAAAAAGTAGTTAGCAAGGCCAGAAGTGTTGGAAAGGAAATGGTAAAATAAATAGGAAAGAAAATCTTATCAGGATCGTTGAATCTTACTAAAGTTAGTTTTCCTATTAGAGTAATGATTCCTAAAACTGCCTTGGAAACTGCTGTTCATGgaa CGTCCATATTTCCCTTATACATTACAAAGGCAACAATGACTCCAGATTTTTTGGAAAGATTCAAATTAGTTATCACAGCAACATTATCCTCATTTTTTTGGACCAATACATTTTTGAAACCT CTTAATCCAATATTGGGTGAAACTTTACAAGCATCCTATAATGATGGAACACAAGTATATTGTGAATAAATTATGCATCATCCACCTGTAAGTTACTTTTTAGTTTATGGACCAAACAAGAAATACAAATACTATGGATATTATTTGGTTGAAGGAAGAGCAGGCTTAAATTCTGTGACA attattaataaaggaaGACGATCAATAGAGTTCAATGATGGGTAAaagattgattttgatttccCTAATGAACTCTATAGCGGTACCTTCTTTGGCTAACTTAGATAGGAATCAATCAACAAAATTACATTCCAAGATAAAGCCAATGGATTATCGTGtataattgatattggaaaagttaaaaagaa aacTTCTGATTACTTCTAAGCAGATATCACATGCAAAGGATAAAAGGTTTCAACAGTCTATGGTACATACATAggtttcattaattttgataatgtGAGATATTGGGATTATAGATATGTAGTTCCATTCAAGATTAAGATGGATAAATAACCACTTGAAAGTGATCACAAGAACAGAGCTGATTTACAATCTTTGAAAGCAGGAGATATTCCTATGGcttaaacaaataaagaaattttagaaaactTATAAAGAAATGACAGAAAGCTTAGAGAGTAATAcgaaaaattaaagaaatccAAAAAGTGA